Proteins encoded together in one Planctomyces sp. SH-PL14 window:
- a CDS encoding STAS domain-containing protein: protein MMATNAEGNDVTPETLPGSLAGEPVRRETLVSDSGTSYVTRFMDIEQLGGITFATIRQAQLSEDDNLEEFGHELGLMVDKFHLKQLILDLSRVQYMTSSAIGRLIAFHRRMNREKGILVLCQVRGTVRDILSASQLLSYFRVADSRQQAVELIVASL from the coding sequence ATGATGGCAACCAATGCCGAGGGAAATGACGTGACGCCGGAAACGCTGCCGGGTTCTCTGGCTGGCGAACCGGTCAGGCGGGAGACGCTCGTCTCCGATTCCGGGACGTCCTACGTGACCCGGTTCATGGATATCGAGCAGCTCGGGGGGATCACGTTCGCGACGATCCGCCAGGCCCAGCTCTCCGAGGACGACAACCTCGAAGAATTCGGGCACGAACTGGGCCTGATGGTCGACAAGTTCCATCTCAAGCAGCTCATTCTGGATTTGAGCCGGGTCCAGTACATGACCAGCTCGGCCATCGGCCGGCTGATCGCGTTCCATCGCCGGATGAACCGGGAGAAGGGGATTCTGGTCCTCTGCCAGGTCCGGGGAACCGTGCGGGACATCCTGTCGGCAAGCCAGCTCCTGTCGTACTTCCGCGTTGCCGATTCGCGACAGCAGGCGGTGGAACTCATCGTTGCTTCGCTCTGA
- the mtaB gene encoding tRNA (N(6)-L-threonylcarbamoyladenosine(37)-C(2))-methylthiotransferase MtaB, whose protein sequence is MSRPPPLPALDAPPSPPLPSAFSLKSSVSPLMLLTDRTVRLVTLGCKVNQYETQLVKEAFEQNGFREAAEAEPADVCVVNTCTVTSQGDADSRQIIRRLARENPGTKTIVMGCYATRAPEEIRELPGVFEVVTDKRELPDVLYREGVRDIPSGISRFDGHRRAYLKVQDGCLLRCTYCIIPQVRPRLTSRPPEQIEDEVRRLIDRGYQEIVISGIHVGHYGVETTRGKSGLPPFRLWHLLRRLDAIPGDWRMRLSSIEANEVDEDFFRAAADCEHLCPQFHPALQSGSDGVLTRMRRRYRVAAFLNKLNRIREILPNVAYSTDVIVGFPGETDAEFEETLETCRQARFMKIHAFPFSPRRGTPAATLPDPVPPNVRKQRMQTLTDLEKRLARDYYEGQVGRSVEVMIERILPGGWASGTDRTYAPVTIPGTQSDRGTLVRGTAVAVRPDGLEAIR, encoded by the coding sequence ATGTCCCGACCACCGCCCCTCCCCGCGCTCGACGCTCCCCCCTCCCCACCTCTACCTTCCGCCTTCAGCCTTAAGTCTTCCGTCTCGCCGCTCATGCTCCTCACCGACCGAACCGTCCGACTCGTCACGCTGGGCTGCAAGGTCAACCAGTACGAGACGCAGCTCGTCAAAGAGGCGTTCGAACAGAACGGATTCCGCGAGGCCGCCGAGGCCGAACCGGCCGACGTCTGCGTCGTCAACACCTGCACCGTCACCTCGCAGGGGGACGCCGACTCCCGGCAGATCATCCGCCGCCTCGCCCGGGAAAACCCCGGGACGAAGACGATCGTCATGGGCTGCTACGCCACCCGCGCCCCGGAAGAAATCCGGGAGCTCCCGGGAGTCTTCGAGGTCGTCACCGACAAACGCGAACTCCCCGATGTCCTCTACCGGGAAGGGGTCCGCGACATCCCGTCCGGCATCAGCCGCTTCGACGGCCACCGCCGAGCCTATCTCAAGGTCCAGGACGGCTGCCTGCTCCGCTGCACATACTGCATCATCCCGCAGGTCCGCCCGCGGCTGACGAGCCGCCCCCCGGAACAGATCGAGGACGAAGTCCGCCGCCTGATCGACCGCGGCTACCAGGAAATCGTCATCAGCGGGATTCACGTCGGCCACTACGGCGTCGAGACGACGCGGGGAAAGTCCGGCCTTCCGCCGTTCCGCCTGTGGCACCTCCTGCGGCGACTCGACGCGATCCCCGGTGACTGGCGAATGCGGCTGTCGAGCATCGAGGCGAACGAAGTCGACGAGGACTTCTTTCGCGCCGCCGCCGACTGCGAACACCTCTGCCCGCAGTTCCACCCGGCCCTCCAGAGCGGTTCCGACGGAGTCCTGACCCGCATGCGACGGCGGTACCGCGTGGCGGCGTTCCTGAACAAGCTCAACCGGATTCGAGAGATCCTCCCGAACGTCGCCTACTCGACGGATGTCATTGTCGGATTCCCGGGAGAGACCGACGCCGAGTTCGAGGAGACGCTCGAAACGTGCCGCCAGGCCCGTTTCATGAAAATCCACGCCTTCCCGTTCAGCCCGCGGCGGGGTACGCCGGCCGCGACGTTGCCCGATCCGGTCCCGCCGAACGTGCGAAAGCAGCGGATGCAGACCCTGACGGATCTGGAAAAGCGACTCGCCCGGGATTACTATGAAGGGCAAGTCGGGCGCTCCGTAGAAGTGATGATTGAGCGAATCTTGCCAGGAGGGTGGGCATCGGGGACGGATCGAACGTACGCCCCCGTAACAATCCCGGGAACGCAAAGCGACCGGGGAACCCTTGTCCGGGGTACCGCTGTGGCGGTCCGTCCGGACGGGCTTGAGGCGATTCGATGA
- a CDS encoding ferrous iron transport protein A: MISRTPVLPLDLLQRDEQARIVDVAGPADSVHRLDEMGVRPGVVIRLIRPGSPCILTVGETRLSLRPAEGASILVEPLQG, translated from the coding sequence ATGATTTCGCGGACACCCGTCCTGCCGCTGGACCTTCTGCAACGCGACGAACAGGCGCGGATTGTCGACGTCGCCGGTCCCGCCGACTCCGTGCACCGGCTGGATGAGATGGGTGTCCGTCCCGGCGTCGTGATCCGTCTGATCCGCCCCGGAAGTCCGTGCATCCTGACGGTGGGAGAGACCCGCCTGAGTCTTCGGCCGGCCGAGGGGGCGTCCATTCTGGTGGAGCCGCT